CTATCTCCTGTTTAATGCACATTAAACTCGATGAGAAAGTATaaagatattattgttttttatgtttttacaaAAGTACTtgtcaaaaacaattattttctttatttttaaataattttttaattttatccgtTATTACAATATCAAAAAGACAATTTAGCTAGAATTCTGGGCCGGATAACAAACGGGTTCCAAGGAAGTGTTTGGTACATCCAAGCTTCAGAATATCATCGACTCCATTGGAGACCCAGATGAATAGCGTATTTCATAGAAAGAGATGGAAGCTCCCAACAAGTTACCAATGCCAAAAGGAGGGGCATGTTTCCAGATTGTATAGAGAGCAATCGATCCCATTTAATTCCATCTAGACATCACCAAATCTTGCGGCAACAAAATCACAGCATCTCAGATGATTTTGTTTCCAAGTGGCAATATGCTCCTAAGCAGGGAGCGAAAGAACTGCCATACAAACTAAAATTTGGATTAAGTTGTTTACTTGAAACCATTATCACTCTTTCAATTCTACTCCAAGCTCTGAGCTCAATTAACAGTATAGCATTGCCATTCTTCCTATTCCATGCACGGCTCAGAGTAGGAAGAGCTGAAGAAAAATCACCACAAAATAGAAGAGCACTCTCAAAACGGCCTTGAAGATCAAATCCCACTCCAGACACTACCTTTCACTTTACTTGCACTAAATGGAATCAGTGCCACACTACAGTAAACAGGTTCTGAGGCAAACCAGAGAGAGCTAGCTAGGCATATTTCCTCGACGCACTACCCTTATCCCATTTGAAATTCTTTCTTCACTCAACTTGATTTACTATAATTGGCCATATTCAACAGGTTAACAACACCCGTCTTCAGAAAAACTCAAAGATTAATAGCAAAATGTAGATGGGAACCGTGAGTGGAACCTTGACACCCTAAGAATACAAAgcactttattatttaataatttcatatgcAAGCATggacagaaaacaaaaaacaaaacatgtggCTTCAGATGCTTTCTACGAGttgcataaaagaaaaggacataGCCCAATCATTCACCAGTTGGATCTCTATTGCGGAGTCTATAAACAATGCGCCCTCTACTCGAATCATAACGACTCACTTCAACCTTGACTCTATCTCCTGGCAAAATCCGTACAAAGTTCTTGCGTATCTTACCAGAAATATAACCAATAATCAAATCTTTGTTGTCTAGGAGGACCCGAAACATTCCATTAGGTAGTGATTCGGTGACAGAGCCTTCGTGGGTCCATTTCTGTTCTCCAGTTGGATTGGCCTTTGCACTGGTAGAAACAGGAAACCTTGAAGAAGTCGTAGATGTTGTTGTAGCAACAAGGCCAAAGGAGTGTGTCGTTCTGGTGAGTGATTGGCCAAAGAAGACTGTTGTTGGAGAAAGATTTGTGGGTTTCGTTGAGAACCCAGTTGCTGTTAGAACATGAATTTGAGTTGCTGTTGCTGATGCTGTTGAAGTCATTTTTTTAGGGGACAAGAAAGAATATCCGGGGAAATTTTGAGAGTGAGAGAAGGCCTAACCCTAGAAGAGATAAGGCAGTGTTTGTGATAGAAAGAAAGAGACTCTGCTATCATTTGGAGTTGATAAGGAAGCCGAGAGGAAAGAGGAGGGACCCTGCGAGGCTGCGACCGTGATCCTGTTGGGCCCAAGCTGGAACATAAGTAAGGCTTGGGCTTGTTCCTTTTTAAATGGATGCCGAAtgacatcatatatatatatatatatatatatatatatatatatatatatatatatatatatatatatatatatatatatatatatatatatatgttggtgataaattatcaatttataaaaatttaacaattcagtgccaaatttttttatttttttcattgtatttaTGATTAATTACATATGGATCAcccaataaattatgaattaccaatgtttcataaattaaaatatttatatgttgaaagcataaaaaataataaataaaatcacaataagattatcatttttttacaaTGATCCAAATccacatataataaaattaatagatctgagataaaaaaatttattatgttaaaGAAATAGCTAATAATATCTTATTAGTTATTTCATCGatctatcttgaaaaaaaaatataaacaaaatgaagagaaaaaattaaattcatgacccacaaaaaatgattaaaatatctgcacctagaattttttttatcactatttttttatgtgagtccgaagaataactaataaaatataactagTTATTTACTGAACACCGTAAAAATACTTGATTGAGattcttttatattcatttttattttattaattttatgtaaattactaaattcaaattgaatgggcatgattttaaaatataataagatgAGCAACAACTTagctatatattatttattttattttatataatttaaataattgaatttaaaatcaactaaaagATTTGGAACAGGGTCTATCATAAAAGAACATGggaatatttaaatttgaaattgagaGACTTAACATTGAGGGAAGATTGTGTACAATTTTAAAAGGTTGAGGATGACATTGGagaaagatcaaataaaaaccTATACAAGAATACGAGGGTATAAttgtaatttctctttttttaaaaataatttctcgctggcaaaatttataaacaaacGACTTGCCTTAATTTTTCTTGGAATCCAGACACATGAAGTCAGCAACAGCATGGTTTAGAGCAATTCAAATCTTCatcattgattaaaaaaaaaatgaattagatTGGTAGGAAAAGGAAAACCGATTATACGATCAGCCACTATTTGACGGAAAGCTCTGCTCTCATTGGTTTTCTTCACCCATGGATTCTCATTCAACTTCTCTGCCAAAACCCATTTTCAGCACTCAAATATTAGCATAAACTGCCTGGACAGTGGACACTTGAATAATTGGTGTCTAATACCAAGAAATCTTGCATTTCAAAGACTTGGGTTTATTTCACAATTGGAAAATCGAAGACTGCTAGATGTTCTGGtgagtcatatatatatcatgTGATTATGGCTTCCTTAGATCCCTGTTACTAGTTTTTCAAAGACTAGGGTTTATTTCTGTATACTTCATCATAATGAAATCTGTGTTACAAGTATGGagcaatatattattaattaaatttgatataactTCATCAATCCCAATAAACCCCCACAATTTGCCACCATGAAGAGTGTAAATTACCTTCCTAACGTGCCTTCAAAGATGGAAGCAGAGGAGAATGGTGCATATGCATCCATTTGGCTGGATAATGATGGATTCATCGCTGAAGGACGACCTTACATGAATGTGGCATTTGCTGCCTAGGAAAAAGACCTTCTGATGGCTGCCTTTGACAGAATTTTGAGCGGGTGCACTGCTATGTGAGTTTTGACGCTATCAGAGGAGCTGCTAAGGGAGGGTAAACTCCATGGAATAAAGGTAAAAAAGTGACTGTggaggaaggaaggaaggaaggaaggctGATGAGATCATGAAGCTTATTGGCAGTGGAGAACTTGTTCTCCCTGTGTTGCAGTGGGACAATCAGGTCTTCGGTGAAGGTGAAAAACATCTCTGCAATATACTAAGCATCCTTCAAACTGAGATTTACGTGGAAGCGTGATGCTAGGTTGATATTGAGCCATCATCTTCTATAATCGATCGAATTTTTAGTAGTTTCTCTTCAATTCATAGCAGAAAACTAGGACACTTCCAAGTTTCAACTAAATCAACACGATGCCATCCATCGTGGGCGGCTCTTTAGCCATGGTGAGCGCATGGATGTTTCTTTGTTGCTGTGTTTGATTTTCTTACGACCAAAACTTTGGCACATCTGCTGTACCTTATATCTGCCGTGGTGCTTTAAGGATTTGTAGGTTCCATGTGGTAGGTCCCTTGTGAAGACTGCGAGAGCTAGATTCAGAGGAAAACTCTGGTACAGCAGTTGTACTGGGTTTTCTCCCTCTTATTTTTCCACCATCAATATCCAAGTGCACTGCATTTGTGCATCCTGCAAGCCATTTTCCTAGGATTTATATCTTGGCTCGAACCTTATCATCAGGGCCCCCCTGCGGTCCGAGTGCTGGTCCCTCAactccattattattttttctttctttggtgCTGCAAAGTGGACTTCAAGcagtaatatttattaaaatataatataaattatatattagaatCTAGTTTAAtagcttaaattattagattaaaataattatttaatgtaATACCATAGCTTTAATGACCGTCCCTATTCTATCtagtaaaaaattaagtataagataGCTCAAGTTTGTACAAGTTTGAAGTTTAAAGGGTTTTTCACTTGAAGgggtgtattagagaataatataaattatatcttgagactCCATCAAATAGCTTAAATTATTGGGTTAAGATGATTCTTTGGCACTGTTCAACCACTGTTTTCTTTGCAAAGTTTGATATtagatttgtttattttctatatatcaattaaacatgttttttttatttaagtaaatCCATCGATTTAAATTTCTGATTTAATAtttactttataatttctttatagATTGGATTATTATTAAGAGACGGGTCGGTCTTATTCCTGGCCAACATAATCTAGATTTAATAACAAAGATTTTCACTTTCAAATCCAAGGTAATCTTCGTGGAAGGCATATAAAAAGGAGAAACGattctaattaaatttctaaCCCTACCTTTTCCTGCCGAAAGAAAGAATGTCCTGACTAGTCACCAACTTGTTAGGGGCACTGTTGTATGTGCATGTCTACAAATCAGCTAAAATGTTGGAACACTTCCGTGTGGCATCTAATCAAGGCCATGATGATCATGGAACCTTAAAAAGTAGTCCTGATGAATCAGAGAAACAGACAGGTTGCATCAACATGTGGTGGACGGTGCCGGACACCTGTGCCTGAAACCTCATGAGTGGAGGAGCATATCCAGTCATGGTCCTCAAATTAATTTGTAGTATAGTTTTGCTTTGCAAAAAGTGATATGcttctttgtcttcttctccttctctcgAGGACTAGAAGATGCCATCGTCACGGTGGGCTGTTCTTCAATGGGGTTTCATGGCTTGAAACTTTCTTATCCACTGAGATTGCAGAGCTTTCTGCTCCGAGACAAGAGACCTTAATTTggtcctttttttcctttccttttcttctttaccAGAAAACGATGAAAGACTTTATTTCACTCTCAGCATTTTTAAAAgtcttgattttatgatttgaattaTTTCGAGATTCTAGGATCGAAttctaaatgaaatttaatattttaaaataatataaaaataaattagatataaacttgtttgattttacaatttcaaatagaaaaaatttaattctaaaattagctttttaaaatactcatctatctatttttaaaaaaaaaatatttgaaaaaaataagatgaaggTGAGggaaatgatataaaaataaaaatgaattgaattttattttttaaaatatatgaattcaatttatttatcaacatgtttgttctttaaaaattacattttattttcattcaagagcatgtttttttatatgcacTCTTTGTAAAGAAccaggaaataaaaataaataaaaacatccataaaataaatattattacttaataggaaataaatgttaaaaataaatatttttttatacaagtcTAATAGCATGTTTTGGAGTATGGTtacagttgcttttcaaaatgttttttacattgaaatatattaaaataatagtttttaattttgatattagtgcatcaaaataatttaaaaacactaaaaaaatattaatttaaagtaaagaaaataataaaattaaattgaaatttttttaaatacttttaaaatataaaaacaaacataaccaAGTTAATacttgtttggaaaaaaaatataaccaagaacgcataactaataataatacacATAGTTTCCCTATAAAATATTTGGTGCTAGGCTAGGTTATTCAGGTGAAAAAAGGATGGGATTTGTATATTTGATAATGGgttagattttgaaaaataaatcaaatcaaatcattcAATTTCTTATTGGAACTTTTAAATCTTATATCTTTTCTCTACATAGGGTTAACAAATCTTTTAaacattatcataaaataaactttttttttttgtctttaaaatACCACCTTTAATCAAGTTGTCATTTAACGGCAGGTAAAGAGTAACTATTGCCCGTAGAAATCACCGCATAAACGATTCAAACCGTTGGATTGCAAATGGTCGGCTGATCAGCAGTGAACTAAATGGTAAGGTACATTTTAGCccttatatatattaagaatattCCATTTTAGTCTCCATTGTATGATAATTCTTATATCGACCATATAAtttgtaataattttaaattttactttacTGTTGAATAATTGTACTATGGTTGTCTTTGTTCTACCAGTCCAACCATgttgttgaaaaaattaattttttttatatcaaattgatttatttaatgttttttgatcATTTGGATgtgttggtattaaaaataaatttttaaaaataataataaaactttattttgaattatttacaagtaagaaaaatatttaaaaaataatctcaaacacAATTCCTAATCttagctaaaaaaatatcaatttcaccGATAAGATTTATTGAATAACTAGTGTCATCTAATccagtttaattatttttttttatttagattgacTAAACTACGGGTGGAAAAAATCAATTCAGTTTAACCAGATTTGATTATCTAGTAAGATGTGAAATTCACTTAActcatcaatgattttttttatttttttaatatatatgacatcaagaaaactcagacaactttttttttagttttcaatctATAACGGCTACTGTATCAAATTAATCTTTCTTCTTATACGCAATCATAATATACCATAAGGTCGATTTTAAaggctatttatttttatgctgaaacattttattgtataatatatttttatggtattttaattttaaaactttgatgTAATGTGTGGATTTGAATATTGACTTTATATGAagctcaccttttattttttcctgtttttcaatttgaagaTTTTGTGTATAATTATCACATATacaataagaaatataaaatagaaagagataaacaagaaaaggatgaaaaatgCATTTATTTAACATCTAGGAGTaacattaaatttctttttaaaccaATAGGACTAAAAATACGAAATCTAGAAACAGAATCCGAAGTGGAACGTTATAAAATCTACCAGGGTCATAATGTAGTTTACCCTCTACTAAATTATGGCACAACTATCCCACGCGTGTCATCATCTTAATGGTCCACCATTTTCAATAATCCAACTGAAAAACTTGAataacaaaacttaaaaaacaaattcgcTTCTTAAAAAGGAAagtcgaaaaaaaaaatctatggaaaataaaaaagaaactattcGGTTTGTGCTTctgctagaga
The Populus nigra chromosome 3, ddPopNigr1.1, whole genome shotgun sequence genome window above contains:
- the LOC133688132 gene encoding translation initiation factor IF-1, chloroplastic-like, coding for MTSTASATATQIHVLTATGFSTKPTNLSPTTVFFGQSLTRTTHSFGLVATTTSTTSSRFPVSTSAKANPTGEQKWTHEGSVTESLPNGMFRVLLDNKDLIIGYISGKIRKNFVRILPGDRVKVEVSRYDSSRGRIVYRLRNRDPTGE